Proteins encoded in a region of the Bdellovibrionota bacterium genome:
- a CDS encoding sigma-54 dependent transcriptional regulator, which yields MQKKKIKLLIIEDDVELIELLHHYFGPRGYEVSGFTDPMIPLDLLEKQNNSHCYEVALVDLNLPNMSGLDFIKKMRMVCPDMPILLMTADNSIETAMEAVEAGAYDYVVKPLHFTQLNLTLQRAVRLKTITDENKILRNSAEPKNILEKFVFKSQKMLNLLDVARRVSDSTATVLIHGESGTGKEVIARAIHQLGKYKDKPFIAINCSAIPENLLESELFGHAKGSFTGAIDKKIGLFEEAGDGILFLDEIGDLSQSLQSKLLRVLQEKKIKRVGENDYIDIHTRVLAATHKDLKKAVEDGSFREDLYFRLNVIPMTVPSLRERPEDILPLAQLFLRKFGRENGRNLIFSKTAVDHMMNFPWQGNVRELENAVERAVVLATGNEISSQELPQIEDTFSNKNSVESLFQPLLTRTELPRLEEISNSYIQFVAKNMKSTKEHIAGILGIDRKTLYRRMQTNPNQRENSESPLI from the coding sequence ATGCAAAAGAAAAAAATTAAATTACTAATCATTGAAGACGATGTTGAATTAATTGAACTCTTGCACCACTATTTCGGCCCACGTGGGTACGAAGTGTCTGGCTTCACGGATCCGATGATTCCTCTAGATCTTCTAGAGAAGCAAAACAACTCTCATTGCTACGAGGTTGCACTCGTGGACTTAAATCTTCCTAATATGTCAGGATTAGATTTTATTAAAAAGATGAGAATGGTTTGTCCAGACATGCCAATTCTACTTATGACGGCCGACAATAGTATTGAAACAGCAATGGAAGCTGTAGAAGCCGGAGCCTATGACTATGTAGTTAAACCGCTCCACTTCACTCAATTGAATTTGACTCTGCAAAGAGCCGTTAGACTCAAGACGATCACTGATGAAAATAAAATTTTAAGAAATTCTGCAGAGCCAAAAAATATTTTAGAAAAATTTGTTTTTAAGAGCCAGAAGATGCTTAATCTCTTGGATGTTGCAAGACGTGTATCAGATAGCACAGCAACGGTTTTAATCCACGGTGAGAGCGGGACAGGCAAAGAAGTTATCGCGAGAGCAATTCACCAACTTGGCAAATATAAGGATAAGCCTTTTATTGCTATCAATTGTTCTGCCATTCCAGAAAATTTATTGGAATCTGAGCTTTTTGGTCACGCAAAAGGTTCATTCACAGGCGCAATTGATAAAAAAATTGGTTTATTTGAAGAGGCCGGAGATGGAATACTTTTCTTAGACGAAATCGGTGATCTTAGTCAGTCTTTACAATCAAAGCTATTAAGAGTTTTACAAGAAAAGAAAATTAAACGTGTGGGTGAAAATGACTATATTGATATTCATACACGCGTTCTCGCTGCAACTCATAAAGATCTAAAGAAGGCCGTTGAAGATGGAAGCTTTAGAGAAGATTTGTACTTTAGATTGAATGTAATTCCTATGACTGTTCCATCTTTAAGAGAAAGACCTGAGGACATCCTCCCGCTTGCTCAACTCTTTTTAAGAAAGTTTGGTAGAGAAAACGGTAGGAATTTAATTTTCTCTAAAACTGCAGTTGATCATATGATGAATTTCCCATGGCAAGGCAACGTTCGTGAATTGGAAAATGCAGTTGAGAGAGCGGTAGTTCTTGCTACCGGAAATGAAATTTCTTCGCAGGAATTACCACAAATTGAAGATACGTTTTCGAACAAAAATAGCGTTGAAAGTCTTTTTCAACCTCTATTGACTAGAACCGAGCTTCCGAGATTGGAAGAAATTTCTAATTCATATATTCAATTTGTAGCAAAAAATATGAAGAGCACCAAAGAACACATTGCAGGAATTCTGGGCATTGACAGAAAAACTTTGTATAGAAGAATGCAAACAAATCCAAATCAACGTGAAAATTCAGAATCACCTCTAATTTAA